From a single Sediminibacterium sp. KACHI17 genomic region:
- the purQ gene encoding phosphoribosylformylglycinamidine synthase subunit PurQ, which produces MKFGVVVFPGSNCDRDMQDSLQHDLGKEVIMLWHKDKDLSMFSTDDCIILPGGFSYGDYLRCGAIARFSPMMQSVIDFANRGGKVLGVCNGFQILCESGLLPGVLLQNANQQFICKNVYIKNGDGAALKIPIAHGEGRFFADDATLDQLEANGQVIFRYCDEHGNIDAAYNPNGAVRNIAGIKNAGNNVFGMMPHPERATSNALNNLDGKKVFELLGLN; this is translated from the coding sequence ATGAAATTTGGTGTTGTCGTTTTCCCGGGATCTAATTGTGATAGGGATATGCAGGATTCATTACAACATGACCTGGGTAAAGAAGTGATCATGCTCTGGCATAAAGACAAAGACCTGAGTATGTTTTCTACCGATGATTGCATCATTCTCCCTGGAGGTTTTTCTTATGGTGACTATCTCCGTTGTGGTGCTATTGCTCGTTTTAGTCCCATGATGCAAAGCGTGATCGATTTCGCGAACCGCGGCGGAAAAGTACTGGGAGTATGTAATGGGTTTCAAATTCTTTGTGAAAGTGGGTTATTGCCTGGTGTATTGCTTCAAAATGCCAATCAACAGTTTATTTGTAAGAATGTATATATCAAAAACGGTGACGGAGCAGCTTTGAAAATACCGATCGCTCATGGAGAAGGAAGATTTTTTGCTGATGATGCAACCCTGGATCAACTGGAAGCCAATGGTCAAGTGATTTTCCGTTATTGTGATGAGCATGGCAATATCGATGCAGCATACAATCCTAACGGAGCTGTAAGAAATATTGCTGGTATTAAAAATGCAGGTAATAATGTATTCGGAATGATGCCACACCCGGAAAGAGCTACTTCAAACGCTTTGAATAATCTTGACGGAAAAAAAGTATTTGAATTATTAGGGCTGAACTAA
- a CDS encoding protein-disulfide reductase DsbD domain-containing protein — MKKIYYTLLLTLIAGVVTAQIKDPVSWTFEAKKKTADTYDVVLTATIQGKWHIYSQKTGKGGPIPTKMTVKPNPLISLVGTPKEIGKVEKIYDEIFQTDVLYLSNKVQYVQTVKLKGKVKTNVTGTIDYMVCDDAQCLPPTKKSFDIKLQ, encoded by the coding sequence ATGAAAAAAATATACTACACACTTTTATTAACGTTGATCGCGGGAGTGGTTACTGCTCAGATCAAAGATCCTGTTAGCTGGACTTTTGAAGCAAAGAAAAAAACAGCAGATACTTATGATGTGGTGTTGACCGCTACCATTCAAGGCAAATGGCATATTTACTCACAGAAAACAGGTAAGGGCGGTCCGATTCCTACCAAAATGACCGTTAAGCCCAATCCATTGATCTCGCTGGTTGGTACACCTAAAGAGATCGGGAAAGTAGAAAAGATCTACGATGAAATATTCCAAACAGATGTACTCTATTTATCGAATAAAGTGCAGTATGTACAAACCGTGAAATTAAAGGGAAAGGTAAAAACCAATGTTACAGGTACCATTGATTATATGGTTTGTGACGATGCACAGTGTTTACCTCCAACAAAAAAATCTTTTGATATTAAGCTACAATAA
- a CDS encoding thioredoxin family protein: MKYFLATLFITALSFTNILTAQENKPVQFSFKAERTSDTTAVVTVKAIIGKGVQLFGVQKQNTEDVFVSTLNQDTTKSDSRFIIDSVQSPITSQSVKPAGVEQNSWVYTDSASFTYFLKIGKDTVKIRGSFDWLGIRGDEYPSGSETVSVTIPAVDAITGGDAQAKADESLWNIFLICLITGLLAIITPCVFPLIPVTVSFFLKRSKSRAEGIRNALWYSFSIVLIYTVPTLILTLIFGDTILYTISTHPVSNLLFFAFFIVFAISFFGAFELTLPNSWANKADQQAGKGGLLGIFFMALTLVIVSFSCTGPLVGTLLGQTSTQGVSIAPIIGMMGFGIGLAIPFSLFAFFPSMLQSLPKSGGWLNSVKVTFGFIELALALKFLSNVDLTYHWGLLNRDVFLVLWIVIFGLMGLYLIGKLKFSHDSDLKFISVPRLFFAIIAFSFTVYMIPGLWGAPLKLLSGFIPPSTTQEFNLDDLKYKIGTNTAVVSNSNGASAQAPVKYTDKLKVPFGLVAYFDLEEGMAAAKALNKPVMLDFTGHTCANCRKMEEQVWKNPEVLKRIKENFVLVSLYVDEYDTELPESEHYKDKNGNLITNVGQKNLDYEITKFGFNAQPLYMFLDLEGNPLSDIKYGYVPNVQKFIDHLDAMKAAFEKKK; encoded by the coding sequence ATGAAGTATTTTTTAGCGACCCTATTTATTACAGCATTATCTTTTACCAATATACTTACTGCACAGGAGAACAAACCTGTGCAGTTTTCTTTCAAGGCAGAACGAACTTCAGATACCACTGCTGTAGTTACGGTGAAAGCAATCATTGGTAAAGGTGTACAGCTGTTTGGTGTACAAAAACAAAACACAGAAGATGTGTTTGTTAGTACACTTAATCAGGATACAACAAAGTCAGACAGTCGTTTCATCATTGATTCTGTACAATCTCCAATTACAAGTCAATCTGTGAAACCTGCAGGCGTAGAACAGAACTCATGGGTGTATACGGATAGCGCTTCGTTTACCTATTTTTTAAAGATTGGAAAAGATACAGTGAAGATCAGAGGAAGCTTTGATTGGCTGGGGATTCGGGGAGATGAGTATCCAAGTGGTTCTGAAACAGTATCTGTTACCATTCCTGCTGTTGATGCAATCACAGGTGGTGATGCTCAGGCAAAGGCAGATGAATCATTGTGGAATATCTTTCTGATCTGCTTGATCACAGGTTTATTGGCTATCATAACGCCTTGTGTATTTCCACTGATTCCTGTTACCGTTAGCTTTTTCCTGAAAAGAAGTAAAAGCAGAGCCGAAGGTATTCGCAATGCTTTGTGGTATTCTTTCAGTATCGTTTTGATTTATACAGTGCCAACACTGATATTGACATTGATTTTCGGAGATACGATTTTGTATACCATCTCAACACATCCGGTTTCCAATTTGCTATTCTTTGCATTCTTCATTGTTTTTGCGATCTCTTTCTTTGGTGCGTTTGAATTAACGCTACCGAATAGTTGGGCGAATAAAGCAGATCAGCAGGCGGGTAAAGGTGGGTTATTGGGGATCTTCTTTATGGCTTTGACGTTGGTCATTGTTTCCTTTTCTTGTACAGGACCATTGGTGGGTACCTTACTCGGACAAACCAGCACCCAAGGTGTGAGTATAGCACCGATCATAGGAATGATGGGATTTGGTATTGGACTGGCCATTCCATTTTCCTTATTCGCCTTTTTCCCATCTATGTTACAATCCTTACCAAAGAGTGGTGGTTGGTTGAATTCAGTGAAAGTGACTTTTGGTTTTATAGAATTAGCATTGGCCTTGAAATTCTTATCAAATGTAGATCTAACTTATCATTGGGGATTATTGAACAGAGATGTGTTCCTGGTTTTATGGATCGTAATATTTGGATTGATGGGATTATACCTGATCGGCAAACTGAAATTCTCTCATGATAGTGATTTGAAATTCATAAGCGTTCCTCGTTTATTTTTCGCCATCATTGCTTTTAGTTTTACTGTGTACATGATACCGGGTTTATGGGGCGCTCCTTTAAAATTGTTGAGTGGATTCATTCCTCCATCTACAACACAGGAATTTAATCTGGATGATTTGAAATATAAGATCGGAACTAATACGGCAGTGGTATCAAACAGCAATGGTGCATCAGCACAAGCTCCGGTGAAATACACAGATAAATTAAAAGTGCCTTTTGGATTGGTTGCATATTTTGATCTGGAAGAAGGAATGGCAGCAGCAAAAGCCCTGAACAAGCCTGTGATGCTGGATTTTACAGGTCATACTTGTGCTAACTGCCGAAAGATGGAAGAACAGGTATGGAAAAATCCTGAAGTATTAAAGAGGATCAAAGAGAATTTTGTACTGGTTAGTTTGTATGTGGATGAGTATGATACTGAATTGCCTGAAAGTGAACACTACAAAGATAAAAATGGTAATCTGATCACCAATGTGGGACAAAAGAATTTAGATTATGAGATCACTAAGTTCGGGTTTAATGCACAACCCCTTTACATGTTCCTGGATCTGGAGGGAAACCCTTTAAGTGATATCAAATATGGATACGTACCAAATGTGCAAAAATTCATCGATCATTTAGATGCAATGAAAGCGGCGTTTGAAAAGAAGAAATAA
- a CDS encoding sigma-70 family RNA polymerase sigma factor, which yields MKTLDHVSDIDLIRSFQEGDAGSFEVLVTRYKDRIYSSILFFVKDTYLAEDLFQDVFIKIIDTLKNRRYTEEGKFLPWALRIAHNLCVDYFRKVKRAPAIKTSDNQDIFEVIQITEEGPDAKLMRAQSHDRVRKMLDLLPEEQREIIVLRHYANLSFKEIAQITNCSINTALGRMRYGLINLRKMMVEKQIVL from the coding sequence ATGAAAACATTAGACCATGTGTCTGATATTGATCTGATCCGTTCCTTTCAGGAAGGCGATGCCGGCTCCTTTGAGGTTTTAGTGACCCGATACAAAGACAGGATCTATTCATCCATTCTGTTTTTTGTAAAAGACACTTACCTCGCCGAAGATCTCTTCCAGGACGTTTTTATCAAGATCATCGACACCTTAAAGAACAGACGTTACACAGAAGAAGGGAAATTCTTACCATGGGCTTTACGCATTGCTCATAACCTGTGTGTTGATTATTTCCGTAAAGTAAAAAGAGCTCCGGCTATCAAGACCAGCGATAATCAGGATATTTTTGAAGTGATACAGATCACTGAAGAAGGTCCTGATGCGAAACTCATGCGTGCACAAAGTCATGACCGTGTCCGTAAAATGTTGGATCTATTACCCGAAGAACAAAGAGAGATCATTGTTTTAAGACATTACGCCAATCTGAGTTTTAAAGAGATCGCTCAGATCACCAATTGCAGTATCAATACCGCTTTGGGACGTATGCGATATGGGCTGATCAATCTTAGAAAAATGATGGTAGAGAAACAAATCGTCTTATAA
- the uvrA gene encoding excinuclease ABC subunit UvrA, with protein sequence MATKTKQRVLSGKDNGDNILVKGARMHNLKNVTVAFPRNKLIVVTGVSGSGKSSLTIDTLFAEGQRRYAESLSAYARQFMARMVKPDVDYIKGLCPAIAIEQKVITRTPRSTVGSMTEIYDYLRLLYARTGKTISPISGKEVKKDDVSDVVSFVKKLPHGTKVVILVPFKQHANRDTREELNILMQKGFSRIWSKAGAGQILRIEELTEMDDKNLQKAIPNNKSGKQATYVLIDRMVVKDFEEEDLHRLSDSVNTAFYEGDGEMIIEVDGDHLHHFSNRFELDGIVFEEPVPNLFSFNNPYGACPVCEGFSQVLGIDTDLVIPDRRLSVYESAVAPWKGEKLSWWKEQFIKGASKVGFPIHKPIAELTKEQYQQLWKGVGGAYGIDDFFKDVEQNLYKVQFRVLLSRYRGRTTCTACEGYRLRKEALYVKVGGKHIGELCEWQVRDLKNWFNELVLSENDQQIAKRILIEIHQRLQTLLDVGLGYLTLNRLANSLSGGESQRIQLTRSLGSNLTNSLYILDEPSIGLHSRDTERLISVLMSLRDLGNTVVVVEHDEMMMREADHIIDMGPLASHLGGEVVAEGDYDLITNHPESLTGKYLTGKLKIEAPDKVRKWNRSIIVEGAAQNNLKNITVTFPLNTLCVVSGVSGSGKTTLVKQVLYPALKKLKGEPAEKVGLHNKISGDTDYISQIELVDQNPIGKSSRSNPITYIKAYDTIRDLYSKQPLAKMRGFQAKHFSFNVDGGRCDACKGEGEQIVEMQFLADVHLTCDVCNGKRFKEEVLEVQYKGKNIFDILDMSVDDAIDFFADEKNIKTAIQPLQDVGLGYIKLGQSSDTLSGGEAQRVKLASFLGKGKGVGHMLFIFDEPTTGLHFHDIKKLLASFQALIEQGHSLIVIEHNTDVIRSADWLIDMGPEAGDAGGQVVYAGIPEGIKKVKESYTGKFL encoded by the coding sequence ATGGCTACAAAGACGAAACAACGTGTTCTCAGCGGAAAGGATAATGGAGATAACATTCTGGTGAAAGGAGCCAGGATGCATAATCTTAAAAATGTTACGGTAGCTTTTCCTCGTAATAAACTCATCGTAGTGACCGGTGTATCCGGAAGTGGTAAATCTTCCTTGACCATCGATACTTTATTTGCGGAAGGTCAAAGACGTTATGCCGAAAGCTTGAGCGCATATGCACGGCAGTTCATGGCTAGAATGGTAAAGCCTGATGTTGATTATATCAAAGGTCTTTGTCCTGCTATTGCCATTGAACAAAAAGTCATAACCAGAACACCCAGAAGTACGGTGGGGAGTATGACCGAGATCTATGATTACCTGCGTTTATTATATGCACGTACAGGGAAAACCATTTCTCCCATCAGTGGCAAAGAGGTAAAAAAAGATGATGTTTCAGATGTTGTATCTTTTGTAAAAAAACTTCCCCATGGAACTAAGGTTGTCATATTGGTACCCTTTAAACAACATGCCAACCGAGATACACGTGAAGAGCTGAATATCCTCATGCAGAAAGGTTTTTCGCGGATATGGAGTAAAGCAGGAGCAGGTCAGATACTTCGTATCGAAGAGCTGACTGAAATGGACGATAAAAATTTACAGAAAGCTATTCCAAATAATAAGTCAGGTAAGCAAGCCACTTATGTATTGATCGACCGAATGGTAGTGAAAGACTTTGAAGAAGAAGATCTACACCGTTTATCGGACTCAGTGAATACTGCTTTTTATGAAGGTGATGGAGAAATGATCATTGAAGTAGATGGAGATCATCTGCATCATTTCAGTAATCGTTTTGAATTGGATGGGATCGTATTTGAAGAACCGGTGCCTAATCTTTTTTCCTTTAATAATCCATATGGTGCCTGTCCGGTTTGTGAAGGATTCAGTCAGGTATTAGGTATTGATACCGATCTGGTGATTCCTGATCGAAGACTCAGTGTGTATGAAAGTGCAGTTGCTCCATGGAAGGGTGAGAAATTGAGCTGGTGGAAAGAACAGTTTATCAAAGGTGCTTCTAAAGTTGGATTCCCCATACATAAGCCCATTGCAGAACTGACCAAAGAGCAATACCAGCAATTATGGAAAGGCGTTGGAGGCGCTTATGGTATTGACGATTTCTTTAAAGATGTTGAACAGAATTTATACAAAGTGCAGTTCAGGGTTTTATTGAGTCGTTATCGTGGTAGGACTACATGTACAGCTTGTGAAGGATATCGATTGCGTAAAGAAGCATTGTATGTTAAAGTAGGCGGCAAGCATATTGGTGAGCTCTGTGAATGGCAGGTTCGTGATTTAAAAAATTGGTTCAATGAGCTGGTATTGTCTGAAAATGATCAGCAGATCGCAAAAAGGATCCTGATTGAAATTCATCAGCGCTTACAAACTTTATTGGATGTAGGCTTGGGTTATCTCACTTTGAACCGTTTGGCCAACTCTCTTAGCGGTGGGGAAAGTCAGCGTATCCAGCTAACAAGAAGTTTAGGTAGCAACCTCACCAACTCTTTATATATTTTGGATGAGCCTTCCATTGGTCTTCATTCCAGAGATACAGAAAGACTGATCAGTGTATTGATGTCTTTGCGTGATCTTGGTAACACGGTGGTTGTTGTGGAGCATGATGAGATGATGATGCGTGAAGCAGATCATATTATTGATATGGGACCACTGGCTTCCCACTTAGGTGGTGAAGTAGTTGCTGAGGGCGATTACGATTTGATCACGAATCATCCGGAAAGTCTAACGGGTAAATACCTCACCGGAAAATTAAAAATTGAAGCTCCGGACAAAGTACGGAAATGGAACCGCTCCATCATTGTTGAAGGTGCTGCTCAGAATAATCTTAAAAATATCACCGTCACATTTCCGCTGAATACACTTTGTGTGGTGAGTGGTGTGAGTGGCAGTGGTAAGACCACATTGGTAAAGCAGGTATTATATCCTGCCCTCAAAAAATTAAAGGGGGAGCCGGCAGAGAAAGTAGGGTTACATAATAAGATCAGTGGAGATACTGATTATATTTCTCAAATAGAGTTGGTAGATCAAAATCCGATCGGTAAATCATCCAGAAGCAATCCCATTACTTATATCAAAGCGTATGATACCATACGTGATCTTTATTCCAAGCAGCCTCTGGCAAAAATGCGTGGGTTTCAAGCCAAACATTTTTCTTTCAACGTAGACGGAGGAAGATGTGATGCTTGTAAAGGGGAAGGAGAACAGATTGTTGAAATGCAGTTCCTCGCAGATGTACATCTGACCTGTGATGTATGTAATGGTAAGAGATTCAAAGAAGAGGTATTGGAAGTGCAGTATAAAGGGAAAAATATTTTTGATATCCTGGATATGAGTGTGGATGATGCGATTGATTTCTTTGCTGATGAAAAAAATATCAAGACAGCCATACAACCTTTACAGGATGTGGGCTTGGGATATATCAAACTTGGACAAAGCAGTGATACACTGAGTGGCGGGGAAGCCCAGCGAGTAAAGCTGGCGAGCTTTCTGGGTAAAGGAAAGGGCGTGGGGCATATGTTATTCATTTTTGATGAACCTACTACAGGACTTCATTTCCATGATATCAAAAAATTACTGGCATCATTTCAGGCTTTGATCGAACAAGGACATTCATTGATCGTGATCGAACATAATACTGATGTGATCAGATCTGCGGACTGGTTAATTGATATGGGGCCTGAAGCCGGTGATGCAGGAGGACAAGTGGTTTATGCCGGTATTCCAGAAGGGATCAAAAAAGTGAAAGAAAGTTATACGGGAAAGTTTCTATAA
- a CDS encoding DUF4293 domain-containing protein has product MIQRVQSLWLLAASICGFATLKMPYYVGSVGAAPAEEFSAMSHLLLLILTIAAAIVALVSIFLYNNRPLQLKIALAGMAVSILNIVLYFVFTKKYDTGAIALSAVFSFAVPIFFLMAILGINKDEKLVKSVDRLR; this is encoded by the coding sequence ATGATACAACGTGTACAATCATTGTGGTTGCTGGCAGCATCCATTTGCGGGTTCGCAACTTTGAAAATGCCTTATTATGTGGGTAGCGTTGGTGCAGCACCAGCTGAAGAATTTTCAGCGATGAGTCATCTTTTATTACTCATTCTTACAATCGCCGCTGCCATTGTTGCGCTCGTATCGATCTTTTTGTATAACAACAGACCTTTACAGTTGAAAATAGCTTTAGCCGGAATGGCAGTAAGTATATTGAATATTGTTTTGTACTTCGTCTTCACCAAGAAATATGATACCGGCGCAATTGCATTAAGCGCTGTATTCAGCTTCGCGGTACCGATCTTTTTTCTGATGGCTATTCTTGGAATTAATAAAGATGAGAAACTGGTAAAAAGTGTAGACCGATTGAGATAA
- the glyA gene encoding serine hydroxymethyltransferase, giving the protein MQRDTLVFDLIKQELERQRRGIELIASENFTSLQVMQAMGNVMTNKYAEGYPGRRYYGGCEIVDQTEQLAIDRLKQIFNIEYANVQPHSGAQANAALMLAILQPGDKILGLDLSMGGHLTHGSPVNFSGKLYEPHFYGVKREDGLVDYEMLEEKARTVKPKLIICGASAYSRDWDYARIRKVADEVGAFVLADIAHPAGLIAKGLLSYPFDHCHFVTSTTHKTLRGPRGGVIMMKKDTENPFGLKDVKGNLRMMSNLIDMAVFPGTQGGPLEHVIAAKAIAFGEILTDEFLTYQQQVQKNAQAMAKAFVDRGYQIISGGTDNHLMLIDLRNKNISGKKAEQVLGHADITANKNMVPYDDKSAFVTSGIRFGVAAITTRGMIEKDMEFVVNSIDQALMNADDEGKLKDIKKQVNEFMSQFTLYPEMS; this is encoded by the coding sequence ATGCAAAGAGATACCCTCGTATTCGATCTCATTAAACAAGAATTAGAACGTCAACGTCGTGGCATTGAACTGATCGCTTCAGAGAATTTTACCAGTTTACAGGTGATGCAGGCCATGGGTAATGTAATGACCAATAAATATGCCGAGGGGTATCCGGGAAGAAGATATTATGGCGGTTGTGAAATTGTGGATCAAACAGAACAATTAGCGATCGATAGACTTAAACAAATTTTCAATATTGAATATGCCAACGTACAACCACATAGTGGTGCCCAAGCCAATGCGGCATTGATGTTGGCAATACTCCAACCGGGTGATAAAATTTTAGGACTTGATTTGAGCATGGGTGGACACCTCACACACGGATCACCAGTGAACTTCAGTGGTAAATTGTATGAGCCGCACTTTTATGGTGTGAAAAGAGAAGATGGATTGGTAGATTATGAAATGCTAGAGGAAAAAGCAAGAACTGTAAAACCCAAACTGATCATTTGTGGTGCCAGTGCCTATAGCCGCGATTGGGATTATGCACGTATTCGCAAAGTAGCTGACGAGGTAGGTGCATTTGTATTAGCAGATATTGCACATCCTGCCGGATTAATTGCAAAAGGACTATTATCTTATCCTTTTGATCATTGTCATTTTGTTACTTCTACTACACATAAGACTTTGCGTGGACCAAGAGGCGGGGTGATCATGATGAAAAAAGACACCGAAAACCCATTTGGTTTGAAAGATGTAAAAGGAAATCTACGCATGATGAGTAATCTCATTGACATGGCTGTATTTCCCGGCACACAAGGTGGTCCGTTAGAACATGTGATCGCCGCTAAAGCCATTGCATTTGGAGAAATTTTGACTGATGAGTTTTTGACCTATCAACAGCAAGTGCAGAAAAATGCGCAAGCCATGGCAAAAGCTTTTGTGGATCGTGGTTATCAAATCATCAGCGGTGGTACAGACAATCACTTGATGTTGATCGATCTGAGAAATAAAAATATCAGTGGTAAAAAAGCAGAACAGGTACTCGGACATGCAGATATCACCGCTAATAAAAACATGGTACCTTATGATGATAAGAGTGCTTTTGTTACATCGGGGATTCGATTTGGTGTTGCTGCGATCACCACTCGTGGTATGATCGAAAAAGATATGGAGTTCGTAGTGAACTCAATTGATCAGGCACTCATGAATGCTGATGATGAAGGAAAATTGAAGGATATCAAAAAACAAGTGAATGAGTTTATGTCTCAGTTCACATTGTATCCTGAAATGTCATAA
- a CDS encoding sugar phosphate nucleotidyltransferase, whose product MKAIIPVAGAGTKLRPHTYTQPKALIPIAGKTILSYIVDQLREAGINEFIFIVGYLGEKIQDYVKQTYPDMTAHFVFQNERQGTGHAIELTRNIVGQDEVFVALGDTICEYDVKEVVNSPYSMLGIKKVDDPRNFGVASIGDDGFIEQVVEKPAIPKSNMALVGLYKIKETHFLFECLHHLFTQDIKTYGEYNLTDALDCMIKRGAKFQSFKVKNWFDCGKKETLLESNATLLKKFGGNIVDGHDFKDTIIIPPVSIAPGCDISNAIIGPHVAIGANTTIKHSIVRDSIIGSYTNLYEVVLDNSLIGSDASVKGLSRSLNIGDNTEIDFG is encoded by the coding sequence ATGAAAGCAATCATACCAGTAGCGGGTGCAGGTACTAAACTAAGACCGCATACTTATACACAACCTAAAGCGTTGATTCCTATTGCAGGGAAAACCATTCTTAGTTATATCGTTGATCAACTTCGAGAAGCTGGTATCAATGAGTTCATTTTTATCGTTGGATATCTGGGTGAAAAAATTCAGGATTATGTGAAGCAAACCTATCCTGATATGACCGCACATTTTGTGTTTCAGAATGAACGTCAGGGTACCGGTCATGCGATTGAATTGACCAGAAATATCGTTGGACAAGATGAGGTATTTGTTGCTTTAGGGGATACTATTTGTGAGTATGATGTAAAAGAAGTGGTGAATAGTCCTTACAGTATGCTCGGCATCAAAAAAGTAGATGACCCGAGAAATTTTGGAGTAGCATCGATCGGTGATGATGGATTTATCGAGCAAGTCGTAGAAAAACCTGCTATCCCGAAAAGCAATATGGCATTGGTAGGGTTATACAAGATCAAAGAGACCCATTTCCTATTTGAATGTTTACATCACCTGTTTACACAGGATATTAAAACCTATGGTGAATATAATCTGACAGATGCATTGGATTGTATGATCAAGCGTGGTGCAAAGTTTCAATCATTCAAAGTGAAAAATTGGTTTGATTGTGGTAAGAAAGAAACTTTACTGGAGAGTAATGCTACTTTGCTAAAAAAATTCGGAGGCAATATTGTCGATGGACACGATTTTAAAGACACGATCATCATTCCACCGGTTAGTATAGCGCCGGGTTGTGATATCTCAAATGCAATTATAGGTCCACACGTAGCCATTGGAGCCAACACCACGATCAAACACTCTATTGTACGCGATAGTATCATCGGATCTTATACCAATCTTTATGAAGTGGTCCTGGACAACTCCCTCATCGGCAGTGATGCCTCAGTCAAAGGACTCAGTCGTAGTTTGAATATTGGGGATAATACGGAGATTGATTTTGGGTAG
- a CDS encoding four helix bundle protein: MAFRFEGLQIWNQALQLSVEVNDLAKTFPSFELHSLSSQIRRASDSVVLNIAEGSTGQSKLEFCRFLRYALRSGIEVVSCIFIAREKGYLSEDVFRQFYIKYEHLCKMITNFQKSLQ, from the coding sequence ATGGCATTTCGATTTGAAGGATTACAAATATGGAATCAAGCACTGCAATTATCTGTCGAAGTAAATGACTTAGCAAAAACGTTTCCATCATTTGAACTTCATAGTTTGTCAAGTCAAATCAGACGAGCCTCAGATTCAGTTGTTTTAAACATAGCAGAAGGGTCAACGGGTCAAAGTAAATTAGAGTTTTGTCGCTTTCTCAGATATGCACTTCGATCCGGTATTGAAGTGGTTTCTTGTATTTTTATAGCCAGAGAGAAAGGGTATCTTTCAGAAGATGTCTTTCGACAATTTTATATCAAGTATGAACATTTATGTAAGATGATCACGAATTTTCAAAAATCACTTCAATAA
- a CDS encoding nitronate monooxygenase, with amino-acid sequence MSHKLLTNRLTNLFTTRYPIIQAGMIWASGWRLASAVSNAGGLGLLGAGSMYPDVLREHIQKCKLATDQPFGVNVPLLYPDIDQLMNIIVEEKVPIVFTSAGNPKTWTGFLKDKGIKVVHVVSSSKFAKKAEEAGCDAVVAEGFEAGGHNGREETTTMVLIPAVRAAVNIPVIAAGGIATGTQMLAAVVLGADGVQVGSRFVCTPEASSHPSFKQAIVEAGEGDTQLAMKKVVPVRLLKNKFAEEIKSAELRGASEEELKQILGRARAKKGMFEGDMEEGELEIGQVSSLIHEIKPASAIVEEMINEYHMRLQQLVQFDPK; translated from the coding sequence ATGAGCCATAAGCTATTAACTAACAGACTTACTAACCTATTCACCACCCGCTATCCCATCATTCAAGCGGGAATGATATGGGCGAGTGGGTGGAGATTGGCGAGTGCGGTGAGCAATGCGGGGGGATTGGGTTTGTTGGGTGCAGGAAGTATGTATCCGGATGTATTACGTGAGCATATTCAAAAATGTAAGCTGGCGACTGATCAGCCATTTGGTGTCAATGTGCCGTTATTGTATCCAGATATTGATCAGTTGATGAATATCATTGTTGAAGAAAAAGTACCGATCGTTTTTACGAGTGCGGGTAATCCTAAAACATGGACAGGATTTTTGAAGGATAAGGGAATTAAAGTAGTACATGTTGTGAGCAGCAGCAAGTTTGCTAAAAAAGCTGAAGAAGCAGGCTGTGATGCAGTTGTAGCAGAAGGGTTTGAAGCTGGTGGACATAATGGTCGTGAAGAAACTACTACCATGGTCTTGATACCAGCGGTACGTGCAGCTGTTAATATTCCTGTAATAGCGGCAGGAGGTATTGCAACCGGTACACAAATGTTGGCTGCAGTGGTATTGGGAGCAGACGGTGTTCAGGTGGGTAGTCGGTTTGTGTGTACGCCGGAAGCTTCATCGCATCCTTCATTCAAACAAGCGATCGTGGAAGCGGGGGAAGGTGATACACAATTGGCCATGAAAAAAGTAGTTCCTGTACGATTATTGAAAAATAAATTCGCAGAAGAAATCAAATCTGCAGAGTTGCGTGGTGCTTCAGAAGAAGAATTGAAACAAATACTAGGCAGAGCTAGGGCTAAAAAAGGAATGTTTGAAGGTGATATGGAAGAAGGTGAACTTGAGATCGGACAAGTAAGTTCACTGATTCATGAGATCAAACCTGCTTCAGCAATTGTCGAAGAGATGATCAATGAGTATCATATGCGACTACAACAATTGGTTCAATTCGACCCAAAATAA